A single genomic interval of Flammeovirga agarivorans harbors:
- a CDS encoding sialate O-acetylesterase, whose amino-acid sequence MESKFFKASLTILLACFLAMNVSAQTLKVAEIFTNDMVIQADKEIRVWGKADPKSKVEVLLGKSKVSVETDNEGKWKAILPKMKYGGPYQLMVRSKETITLNNVMVGEVWFCAGQSNMRWHVRGSKNKKEEIAAANHPNIRFFTVPESGIDTPQENFKTKVKWEVCTPESVDDKSAVGYFFGRKLQEELKGVAIGLIDISYGGSSISTFMDAETVKNSKAPEGIANRNKGFLAAYERRMEEWRKDTSKKEPYYPENCLGSFCYNYMYHPLVPYSVRGTIWYQGETNAGEPDPYVVWFGEYVNMMRDRFENEDMPVYFVQLAGFLGRKGAEMKYPSWAKFRLAQAECLKLENTGMATAYDLGEDYDIHPKNKQDVGLRLSLLALKNTYGKKIVAEGPSYKKFKIDGDKVVIEFSNVAKKLVASTGKDTIHGFMYETSPGVYEDVEAKIISKNKIEVPYKEATLYFSYKNYDVIELYNSENLPVYPFKVSINSTM is encoded by the coding sequence ATGGAATCGAAATTTTTTAAGGCAAGTCTTACAATATTACTTGCGTGTTTTTTAGCGATGAACGTTTCTGCACAAACTTTAAAAGTTGCAGAGATTTTTACCAACGATATGGTAATCCAAGCAGACAAAGAAATTAGAGTCTGGGGAAAAGCCGATCCTAAATCTAAGGTTGAAGTTTTATTAGGTAAATCTAAAGTTTCTGTAGAAACAGATAATGAAGGAAAATGGAAAGCGATTCTACCTAAAATGAAATATGGAGGACCTTATCAGTTAATGGTCAGAAGTAAAGAAACAATCACCCTAAATAACGTAATGGTGGGTGAAGTTTGGTTCTGTGCTGGACAATCAAATATGCGTTGGCATGTAAGAGGTTCTAAAAATAAGAAAGAAGAAATTGCTGCTGCCAACCATCCAAATATTCGATTCTTTACAGTACCTGAATCGGGGATTGATACGCCTCAGGAAAATTTTAAAACTAAAGTAAAATGGGAAGTTTGTACGCCAGAAAGTGTAGATGATAAATCAGCAGTTGGTTACTTTTTTGGAAGAAAATTACAGGAAGAATTAAAGGGTGTAGCTATAGGACTGATCGATATTTCTTATGGAGGTTCAAGCATTAGTACCTTTATGGATGCTGAAACAGTTAAAAATTCAAAGGCTCCTGAAGGTATTGCAAATAGAAACAAAGGTTTTTTAGCTGCATATGAAAGAAGAATGGAAGAATGGAGAAAGGATACTAGCAAAAAGGAACCCTATTACCCAGAAAATTGCTTAGGATCTTTTTGTTACAACTATATGTATCATCCTTTAGTACCGTATTCTGTTAGAGGAACAATTTGGTACCAAGGGGAGACCAATGCAGGAGAGCCTGATCCTTACGTAGTATGGTTTGGTGAATATGTCAATATGATGAGAGATCGATTTGAGAACGAAGACATGCCTGTTTATTTTGTACAATTGGCAGGGTTCTTAGGCCGTAAAGGAGCTGAAATGAAATATCCATCTTGGGCAAAGTTTAGATTGGCACAAGCAGAATGTCTGAAACTGGAAAACACTGGTATGGCAACCGCTTATGATCTTGGAGAAGATTACGATATCCACCCTAAAAATAAGCAAGATGTAGGACTAAGATTATCACTATTGGCACTTAAAAATACTTATGGTAAAAAAATTGTGGCTGAAGGTCCATCGTATAAAAAATTCAAAATTGATGGAGATAAAGTGGTTATAGAATTTTCTAACGTAGCAAAAAAACTAGTAGCTTCAACAGGGAAAGACACGATTCATGGGTTTATGTATGAAACTTCTCCGGGAGTTTATGAAGATGTAGAAGCAAAAATCATAAGTAAAAATAAGATTGAAGTACCCTATAAAGAAGCTACGTTATACTTCTCATATAAAAACTATGACGTTATAGAATTGTATAATAGTGAGAATTTGCCTGTGTATCCATTTAAGGTATCTATCAATTCAACGATGTAA